A portion of the Podospora pseudoanserina strain CBS 124.78 chromosome 2, whole genome shotgun sequence genome contains these proteins:
- a CDS encoding hypothetical protein (EggNog:ENOG503NV77; COG:S): protein MATQQPSPPQQPQNGIENGAGTPTATYKRASRKGAPRRFSCPYPGCDKLYSRAEHLQRHQLNHQPKEIFRCDVPGCEQKFVRADLLARHRKRHSSSYVPRNRMPSFSAVKDESSAASGSAILSPTPGAESRPSVPNAPHDAAILLAPEPRPRQPPTLPNPPPPRLSTHQPGWHPQMPEMECNIIRPKPGYYPREERPPQPQNPVSYRGVDVEFPHDDISHENFAVWLFDPHAPYGDFSVSHLPFMDGGLESTLNNNIHYDYESLTSGGRSQLETPPRFENDELLSEFRRQEVLRWFHSFRQKQPKAEPLIASLAQQNSSGDMPALSVEMMRDCLQEYWDHVSPRLPIVHQPTFLSNRCSIFLLMVMISLGAISLRGRDTNGNLPDYGGFADVMITGVRWEIVTAEEASPPVALWVAQALLLLEFYEKMYSSRKLHERAHIYHSVALTLLRRGSPLIGRSGSESPPEVTSADHPHGVSLDSHTWWCRWAETEAMHRVVFAAFMMDIIHAAMFGHAAQMAPHEIRLPLPCDDNLWTASNPDTVRQLDQNLRMYGVKTISFLDGLKRALHGKEVKTHSFGRMIIMCGLLSVGWHLSHRETHLKWLDFTNPPSETQDGWKKILLKAYDDWKYSFDVAQGTTGSPGVATPVSQPSGANGPIHSAAVLYHLAQLSLHVDIVDCQVYAGARRLLGRKVSVRDYTNVVARMKHWATLPTTRHAVLHSFKLLHRVLVDPRRSSGSISSIDRDRIGLGGVHLPPIEVQSYSCRSEPDPHRPWVMYYAALCIWSFVRAISKHDSVHDMSSHPTSPFRPPKVLPVNYRRVSAYLSNVANMNELTVATAGTLVDGLSDLLEALHSIFAEAYSELLHEAHDRLKICKEMLASVGASGP from the exons ATGGCGACccaacaaccttctcccccgcagCAGCCTCAAAATGGCATCGAAAATGGCGCCGGCACTCCCACGGCCACATACAAACGCGCGAGCCGCAAGGGAGCGCCCCGTCGCTTCAGCTGCCCCTACCCGGGCTGTGACAAGCTCTACTCGAGAGCCGAGCATCTCCAGCGTCACCAGTTGAACC ATCAGCCCAAGGAGATCTTTCGTTGCGATGTACCGGGT TGCGAACAAAAGTTTGTACGAGCCGACCTTCTCGCCAGGCACAGGAAGAGGCATTCGTCGTCGTACGTACCCCGAAACCGAATGCCCAGCTTCAGTGCCGTCAAGGACGAGTCATCCGCCGCATCTGGAAGCGCCATTCTGTCACCTACTCCTGGCGCCGAAAGTCGACCGTCGGTTCCGAATGCCCCTCACGATGCCGCCATCTTGCTGGCCCCCGAGCCGAGACCGCGCCAGCCTCCTACCcttccaaatcctcccccgccgagACTATCTACCCATCAGCCTGGTTGGCACCCCCAAATGCCCGAGATGGAGTGTAACATAATCAGGCCTAAGCCAGGGTATTACCCTCGTGAGGAGAGGCCGCCACAGCCGCAGAACCCCGTGTCGTACCGCGGCGTCGACGTCGAGTTTCCCCACGACGATATTTCCCACGAGAATTTTGCTGTCTGGCTGTTCGATCCACACGCCCCTTATGGCGACTTCAGTGTGTCTCACCTCCCATTCATGGATGGTGGGCTCGAGTCAACTCTGAACAACAACATTCACTACGACTACGAGTCACTGACCAGTGGTGGCCGGTCACAACTCGAAACCCCTCCCCGCTTCGAGAACGACGAGCTTTTGTCCGAGTTCCGAAGACAGGAAGTACTGCGCTGGTTCCATTCTTTCCGGCAAAAGCAGCCCAAGGCGGAGCCTCTGATTGCCAGTCTGGCACAGCAGAACAGCAGCGGTGACATGCCTGCACTGAGTGTGGAGATGATGCGCGATTGTCTGCAGGAATACTGGGATCATGTATCTCCTCGATTACCCATCGTACATCAGCCCACCTTCTTGAGCAACCGCTGTTCAATATTCCTCCTCATGGTCATGATATCGCTCGGTGCTATTTCTCTGCGTGGACGGGACACAAATGGAAACCTGCCAGATTATGGTGGCTTTGCCGATGTCATGATCACCGGCGTGAGATGGGAGATTGTAACGGCGGAGGAAGCTTCCCCACCCGTGGCGCTCTGGGTCGCCCAGgccttgctgttgctggagtTTTACGAGAAGATGTATTCTTCTCGGAAGCTCCACGAACGGGCGCATATTTACCATTCGGTGGCACTGACACTCCTCCGTCGAGGAAGCCCCTTGATTGGGCGTTCGGGAAGCGAGTCCCCGCCGGAGGTGACCTCAGCCGATCATCCACACGGGGTGAGCCTCGACTCCCATAcgtggtggtgtcgatggGCGGAAACGGAAGCAATGCACCGGGTGGTATTTGCGGCCTTCATGATGGACATCATACATGCAGCAATGTTTGGCCACGCTGCACAGATGGCTCCGCATGAGATACGGCTGCCACTCCCCTGTGACGATAACCTCTGGACCGCCTCGAACCCGGATACTGTACGGCAGCTCGATCAGAATCTCCGGATGTATGGTGTAAAGACCATTTCGTTTCTGGACGGCCTGAAGCGTGCCCTTCATGgcaaggaggtcaagactCATTCGTTCGGCCGGATGATCATCATGTGTGGTCTTCTCAGTGTTGGTTGGCATCTCAGCCACAGGGAAACACACCTCAAATGGCTGGacttcaccaacccaccgAGCGAGACCCAGGACGGATGGAAGAAGATTCTTCTCAAGGCATACGACGACTGGAAGTACAGTTTCGACGTGGCGCAGGGCACGACGGGGAGTCCTGGAGTTGCGACTCCTGTATCCCAGCCTTCTGGTGCCAACGGCCCCATCCACAGCGCCGCTGTCCTATACCATCTTGCTCAGCTGAGCTTGCACGTCGATATTGTCGACTGTCAGGTGTATGCTGGAGCCAGGCGTCTTTTGGGTAGGAAGGTTTCGGTTCGGGACTACACCAACGTTGTTGCTCGCATGAAGCACTGGGCAACGTTGCCTACCACCCGCCACGCCGTGCTTCATTCCTTCAAGCTTCTTCACCGTGTGCTGGTCGACCCACGGAGAAGCAGCGGGAGCATCAGCAGCATTGACCGTGACCGCATCGGTCTCGGGGGTGTTCACCTGCCCCCCATCGAGGTCCAGTCTTATTCCTGCCGCAGCGAGCCCGACCCTCACCGGCCATGGGTCATGTACTACGCTGCCCTGTGTATCTGGTCGTTTGTGCGTGCTATCAGCAAGCATGACTCGGTCCATGACATGAGCAGCCATCCTACTTCGCCGTTTCGGCCGCCGAAGGTGTTGCCGGTTAATTATCGGAGAGTGTCGGCTTATTTGTCGAATGTTGCGAATATGAACGAGTTGACGGTGGCTACGGCGGGGACGTTGGTGGATGGCTTGTCGGATTTGTTGGAGGCGCTGCATTCGATTTTTGCGGAGGCGTACTCGGAGTTGTTGCATGAGGCGCATGATCGGTTGAAGATTTGTAAGGAGATGCTGGCTTCTGTTGGGGCGTCTGGTCCGTGA